In Solanum pennellii chromosome 7, SPENNV200, the following are encoded in one genomic region:
- the LOC114078027 gene encoding uncharacterized protein LOC114078027, with protein sequence MKDDNQISNVMDKPHCDANEVRTPHFVLQEHVKVNVKEYLQPVQIHIQDPLTVHEQLNDINVFQNHDIQQPQSQFELIDALLPDIDAINPKKNDVVHSEVVVHPEGVVYDTTPVPVQTIRHPNRLTGDGNVIQNDGIQQPQSQFELLDALLPDIDTIYPKKNVVVHSEVVVRPEGGVYDNTRVSVQSIIHSDRFIALLTPQKLDHHLVNNNV encoded by the exons ATGAAAGATGACAACCAGATATCAAATGTTATGGATAAGCCTCACTGTGATGCAAACGAG GTTCGGACACCTCATTTCGTTCTTCAAGAACATGTCAAAGTTAATGTCAAGGAGTATTTGCAGCCTGTCCAGATACACATACAAGACCCTTTGACGGTACATGAACAGCTTAACGACATTAATGTATTTCAGAACCATGACATCCAACAACCTCAGTCACAATTTGAGTTGATAGATGCTTTGTTACCTGATATTGATGCAATCAATCCCAAAAAGAATGATGTGGTTCATTCAGAGGTTGTGGTCCATCCAGAGGGTGTCGTTTATGATACTACACCCGTGCCAGTTCAAACGATCAGACATCCCAATCGATTGACAGGAGACGGTAATGTAATTCAGAACGACGGAATCCAACAACCTCAGTCACAATTTGAGTTGCTTGATGCTTTGTTACCTGATATTGACACAATATATCCCAAAAAGAATGTTGTGGTTCATTCTGAGGTTGTGGTCCGTCCAGAGGGTGGCGTTTATGATAATACACGCGTGTCAGTTCAAAGTATCATACATTCTGATCGATTTATTGCTCTCCTTACTCCACAAAAATTGGATCATCATCTGGTAAATAACAATGTTTAA
- the LOC107026511 gene encoding probable serine/threonine-protein kinase PBL17 — MGSCFSIEEDESEPRPHNKPVGHGVGAYPRSNPVIPQNANLHAHDPEKANSIVVIPKNVKDLRQNPGSSDLDIFTYEEMKLSTKHFRPDKVLGEGGFGIVYKGVIDENVRPGYKPTYVAIKELDPESLQGDREWLAEVNYLGHIRHPNLVKLIGYCCEDYHRLLVYEYMASGSLEKHLFPRVCATLSWSRRMRIALDAAKGLAFLHGAERPIIYRDFKTSNILLDAEFNAKLSDFGLAKDGPMGDQTHVSTRVMGTYGYAAPEYVMTGHLTARSDVYGFGVVLLEMLIGRRAMDKSKPSREHNLVEFARPLLNHGKKLFRIIDPRLDGQYSSKTALKVANLAYQCLSQNPKGRPVMSQVVEILEGLQPQDKGEDAILMTGGGSVTLYEAKANPLKCESGREADVSKSNQTNGRSKSELPKECDLYSPSPDLVLDVGSVSSRS; from the exons ATGGGTTCTTGTTTTAGTATTGAAGAAGATGAATCAGAACCGCGACCACATAACAAGccag TTGGCCATGGAGTTGGTGCATATCCCAGGTCAAATCCTGTAATTCCCCAGAATGCAAATCTTCATGCTCATGACCCCGAAAAGGCAAACAGCATTGTGGTGATTCCCAAAAATGTCAAGGACCTGCGGCAGAATCCTGGGAGTAGCGACCTTGATATCTTCACATATGAAGAGATGAAGTTGTCTACAAAGCACTTTCGACCAGATAAGGTACTCGGAGAGGGTGGGTTTGGCATTGTCTACAAAGgagttattgatgaaaatgtCAGACCAGGATACAAGCCCACATATGTTGCCATTAAGGAGCTTGATCCAGAAAGTCTTCAGGGCGACAGAGAGTGGCTG GCAGAGGTGAATTACTTGGGGCATATTCGACATCCGAATCTGGTGAAGCTGATAGGGTATTGCTGTGAGGATTACCATAGACTGTTGGTTTATGAATATATGGCATCTGGCAGCCTAGAAAAGCACCTTTTCCCAA GAGTGTGTGCTACTCTATCTTGGTCAAGAAGAATGAGAATTGCTTTGGATGCTGCTAAAGGGCTTGCTTTTCTTCATGGGGCTGAAAGGCCTATAATATATAGGGACTTCAAGACGTCAAACATTTTGTTGGATGCG GAATTTAACGCAAAGCTTTCTGACTTTGGACTTGCAAAAGATGGGCCCATGGGAGATCAAACACATGTATCAACTCGTGTGATGGGCACTTATGGCTATGCTGCTCCAGAGTATGTCATGACCG GACATTTAACAGCCAGAAGTGATGTTTATGGTTTTGGCGTTGTTTTGCTTGAAATGCTCATTGGAAGGAGAGCAATGGACAAAAGTAAACCTAGCCGGGAGCATAACCTTGTAGAGTTTGCTCGGCCTCTCTTGAATCATGGCAAGAAGCTTTTCAGGATAATTGACCCCAGACTGGACGGTCAATACTCCTCTAAAACTGCTTTGAAAGTTGCTAATCTAGCCTATCAATGCCTAAGTCAAAACCCAAAGGGAAGGCCTGTCATGAGTCAAGTTGTTGAAATACTTGAAGGCCTTCAACCACAAGATAAAGGTGAAGATGCAATTCTTATGACTGGAGGTGGCAGTGTCACATTGTATGAAGCTAAAGCAAACCCACTCAAATGTGAAAGTGGGAGGGAAGCTGATGTATCAAAGAGTAATCAAACAAATGGAAGAAGCAAGAGTGAGCTACCAAAGGAGTGTGACCTTTATAGTCCTTCACCTGATCTTGTACTCGACGTGGGATCAGTTTCTTCAAGAAGTTGA